The DNA sequence AGTCGATTCAATGGACACCGCGTCAGGAATCGCTCGCGAGCTATCTCCAAGCGCCCGAGCTCATCGCCCAACCGCAAAAGGTCGCGGAGCTGTCGCGTCGCTTTCACAGCCTGTGGATCGTTGGCGCGGCGGGCACGGGGAAGACGATGGCGCTCTATCGCCTCTTCTACGAAGCGGCGCAGCCGGTGCTCTCTTACGAGTCCAAGTCGCCCCTGCCCCTCTACCTGGCTGTTCCCGACCTCGCCGACGGAGAGAACCTCCTTCCGATTCTTGCCGACGGAGTCGATCCGACTTTGTTCGAGAGCGATCTCGAGGAAGGTCGATTCCTCTTCTTGCTCGATTCCATCGACGGCTTGAGCGAGACCGGAGCCGCGCGCTTCGCCCAGGCTTTGAACCGTTTCATCCGGCAGTACCCGCTGAATCGTTTCGTCGCCGCATCGAGAACCGTGCCGTCCGTCCCACTGGATATCTCCAATCGCGCCGAGCTCCGCCCCTTGTCAGCAGGGGAGGCACTCGATTTTCTAGGTGTCGACGGTGCCATTCGCTCAGAAGTGGGGATGCGGATCTACTCCCGGCTCGAGACGCAGCTCGGTGCCGACGCGGGCAACCCGCAGCTACTCGCTTTCGCCCGGAGGATCGAGCGTGAGGGGACTCCGATTCCCCCAACGGCGACGGAGATCTTTCTCACTTTTTTCAGAATCGCGGGCGCCTCGATGGGCAAGGAGATCTCCGAGGGACTCTTGCCTCGACTCGCGTACCTCATGAGCCGGGAAAATCGCATCTCGCTGACGACGGAGCACCTCGAGGCGGAGCGACGGACGGGATGTCTCCGAGGCGTGAACGGGCTGGAAGACGTCCTCACCGCGGTCGAGAAGACCCGACTGCTGCGCGGTCCGAGAGCCTTCAGTTTTCCCAACCTCGCGTTTCAGGAGTTCTTGACCGCCTACTCGCTACGGTCGGTCTCGGTCGAGTCATTATCCGAGCTCGTACCGCCGGCAGACTGGCACGATGGCGCTCCGGACGGACAGATCGTCAACAAGAGCCGCGGACCGTTCCATGGCGTGATGCCGTTTTTGTGTGGGCTGCGGCCGGACGGACCTCAGCTGGTCGAGCATTTGCTCGAGCGCGATCTCGTCCTGGCATCGATCTGCTTTCGCGAGACCCGGGCTTCGGCTTCCCTCGACCTGGCCCTGCGGGCGGCGGTCGAGCGTGGCCTGGCGTCGCGTTCCGAGCTCGAGCAGCGCATCGCCGTCACCAGTCTCGAAGCTCGAGCCGACGCCTTCGCCGTTCATTGGCTGGAAGCGATTGCCCGGCGCGAGGGCGGTGCCACCAGACCCCTGGCGATTGCGGCGCTCGGTAACCTCCACTCCCGAAGAAGCGAGGCCGTTCTGGAATCGGCTTCGGCCGACCGGGATCCCCTGGTGGCGCGCACCGCCGCCGACGCACTCGCCCGTATCACCGCCAGTTGAACGCGGCCGAGCCGCTTGCCTTACCCCCGAGGCCTGTGGCATATTAGTGTCCCCGTCGAGCAGATCCCCCCCGGACCCGGCTCTCAAGGTCGTGCAATTATGGCTGAGGAATATTTTCGCATCGAGGAGATAGAAAGCGTCCGCTCACCCCTGTTTCATGCCTCCTACGCCCTGTACCGTCGGGTATTTCCCAAGGACGAACAGATGCCCAAGCGGTATTTCCTCGAACACCTGACCGAGGCGCGACTCGGCCTCGCTCGACCCTTCAATTTTCACTACTTCGTGGCCAGCCGTGGAGAAAAGGTCGTGGGGTTCGGATGCTGTACCTACATGGCGGTCGAGAACGTTGGCTTCATCGACTACCTGGCAGTGGATTCGGGGGAAGAGGGTCGTGGGGTCGGAACCGCCGTCCGCAAACGACTCGTGGAGTCACTTCGCGGGGACGCCCGGGACGCGGGTTACGACGACCTGGTGGCGGTGCTGGGTGAGATTCAGGAAGAAAGCCCCTGGCTTCACCGACTGCTCGCGACCGGTGCCTGCGCGCTCGATATCGACTACTACCAACCGCCGCTGGAAGACCACAAGAACCCTGTCCCCCTGGTCTTGTACGTCGAGCCGGTGGCCGAGGGCTTTGCCGAGCTTACGGTGCAGCAGGTGAGTCGCATCTTGTACGCCTTGTACCGACGACTCTATCGAATACCCTATCCGTTGCAGGATCCCAATTTCCGATCCATGCTCAAGCAGCTCAAGGGAAAGGAGCACGTGGGCTGGAAACGGATCGGACCCCGAGCGCCAGCCCGCTCGGAGCGAACCGCGCCGCACTCCGCTCCCGTGACGGCCTTTGCCGTTGCTCGAACCATCTCCGCCCGACCCCCGGGAAGACCTCGTGGCGCGCTCTCCGCTGCCCGAAACGGAGCCGGGAGCGGCCTTCGGGCGCTCCCCACGGCTTTGCCGGATGCTGGCCGACGTGAGGCCGCCGCGCACTCCGGCCCCACTCCTGCGGCTCCCGATTCCCGAAACACCCCAGCCTCCACGCCCCAAGTCTGAGGGGCCCAACACGCCGTCGTCGAGGTGGAGGCATCGACGACCGGGCGCGCGTCACGCGACCGCTCTCACGGAGACTCTTCGAAAACGAAGCGCCCGCCGACCATCGTGAGCTTCACCTCCGTTCCGAGGATCTCCCGGGCTCCGCACGTGAGGATGTCTCGGGAGAGGACGACGAGATCGGCAAGCTTGCCCGGCGCCAGGCTTCCCCGTTCGTCTTCGGAGAAATCGAGCGCCGCGTTTCCCAGGCTCATCGCGCGCAGAGCCTCCTCACGGGAGATGCGCTGGTCCTCTCCCATCGTACCCGCGCTCAGGGTGTCACGGGTGACGAAATGGTAGAGAACGCCAAGAGGGTGATAGGGAGCGACCGGGGAGTCGGTCCCGAGCGAAACGGGGATTCCCGCGTCGAGGTACGCCCGGAGCGGCGTGACCCATCTCGCGCGTGACCCACCCCAGTACTTTTCCAGGCTCGGCGCCGCCAGGTAGAGGTGATGTTGAGCCGAAAGGTGAACGCCCAGGGCCCTGATCCGGGGAAACTGATCTTCGCGGGGAATGAAGCCGTGCTCGATGGTGAAACGCCTGCCAACGATGCTCTGGTCCTCGTTCGCCCGTTCGTAGGCGTCGAGCACGAGATCGATCGCGGCATCACCGACGGCGTGGGTGGCGACCCGCCACCCCCGGCGGTT is a window from the Vicinamibacteria bacterium genome containing:
- a CDS encoding NACHT domain-containing protein, coding for MVSDDYRDMFVSLWADETPGLFSARALEEFGRSTPRTRIYLPFDDRWFVQYADHLGELNARELHYVGARLFDSLFQGDILRLYIHLLDQVRSSGARLRITLAIEPSIVARLPWECLYDTKNGVFASAWDDVALVRYVAPAESEPPLVPLRPPLRVLVVAEAEAGSRLAGEALTVRSALAELESEASITVFEAGSTFDGPPLDPSGLEALLARDFDVLHWIGKAEWDGTGASLALGDHSVDASMLGRLLARKAPCLVVWSGEESVGAAGPALAEALLSRVPALVAHRRSMPAELLFHHTMAFYRAVARSIPLDAAIAEARSAAMSQAPSEGEWIAPALFLARRDACALYNSARGSAPDVYQMSEGRYRRKLRETLDRFWPKPERYFPQSIQWTPRQESLASYLQAPELIAQPQKVAELSRRFHSLWIVGAAGTGKTMALYRLFYEAAQPVLSYESKSPLPLYLAVPDLADGENLLPILADGVDPTLFESDLEEGRFLFLLDSIDGLSETGAARFAQALNRFIRQYPLNRFVAASRTVPSVPLDISNRAELRPLSAGEALDFLGVDGAIRSEVGMRIYSRLETQLGADAGNPQLLAFARRIEREGTPIPPTATEIFLTFFRIAGASMGKEISEGLLPRLAYLMSRENRISLTTEHLEAERRTGCLRGVNGLEDVLTAVEKTRLLRGPRAFSFPNLAFQEFLTAYSLRSVSVESLSELVPPADWHDGAPDGQIVNKSRGPFHGVMPFLCGLRPDGPQLVEHLLERDLVLASICFRETRASASLDLALRAAVERGLASRSELEQRIAVTSLEARADAFAVHWLEAIARREGGATRPLAIAALGNLHSRRSEAVLESASADRDPLVARTAADALARITAS
- a CDS encoding GNAT family N-acetyltransferase, with the protein product MAEEYFRIEEIESVRSPLFHASYALYRRVFPKDEQMPKRYFLEHLTEARLGLARPFNFHYFVASRGEKVVGFGCCTYMAVENVGFIDYLAVDSGEEGRGVGTAVRKRLVESLRGDARDAGYDDLVAVLGEIQEESPWLHRLLATGACALDIDYYQPPLEDHKNPVPLVLYVEPVAEGFAELTVQQVSRILYALYRRLYRIPYPLQDPNFRSMLKQLKGKEHVGWKRIGPRAPARSERTAPHSAPVTAFAVARTISARPPGRPRGALSAARNGAGSGLRALPTALPDAGRREAAAHSGPTPAAPDSRNTPASTPQV